The segment TTGTCAACAGACCCGAATTTCTCAATCGTAGCTGCTCATTAAGTCTTCGGAAATGATGAATTGCACCAGTGTTAACTTGCGTTGACTGTGCCGAACAGGCAAACTGAAGTGCGCAGTAATACATGCACGGACTCCAGTGGAAGCTAATTCCTCTTTCTGACATGTTTGACCTGAAGACTGCGAATGCCGATTGTTTTTGAATTCGTATTACCCCCTTTGCGGGTACCAGTTGGAGTAGAGAATGTTGTCTGACCGAATGACCGTACGATTTCTGTTGTGCCTGACTTTCGCAACCCTCATTTGCGGTAGTCCTCTTGCTGAGGCGCAGGAATCGAAAGATCGAACCAAATACGCGATTACCGAAATCAAAAATGCGGGTTCCGATCTCTTCTTCCAGGGTGAGTACACTGGAAACATCACGACGACTCTCGCCCAGACACATTACGAAAATTACGGTCTCCAGGTGATCTCGCTCGGCGATGGTCTCTTTGAAGGCCTGCTCTATGTCGGCGGACTGCCCGGCTCGGGTTGGAATGGTGTCAATCGCACACTGCTTCAGGGCCGAAAAATCGCGGGCACTGTTCAACTGGCAGGAGCAGCAGCCGAAGTCCAAATCATCAAGAATCAATACGCACTTGTATCATGGCATGGTTACCCGGCCACAGGTTACCTGTCTAAAGTCGACCGATTCAGCCCCACACTTGGTGCAGAACCGATGCCAGGAGCTTTGATACTTTTCAACGGCGAAGACAATGGTCAATTGGCTGAACCTCAAATCACTGAAGAGGGTTTGCTGATGGAAGGCACAGAAACGACCGGCGTGTTTGAAGACTTCTACTTGCACATCGAATTCAAACTTCCTTACATGCCTTATGCACGCGGACAGGCACGAGCAAACAGCGGTGTCTATATTCAGAGCCGTTATGAAGTCCAGATTCTCGATTCATTCGGCCGTATTCCCGAATTCAATTTCTGTGGTGCCTTGTACCGTCAGAAAACGCCAGACATCAACATGTGTCTGCCTCCCCTGCTCTGGCAAACCTACGATATGCGATTTAAACACGCGAAGTTCGACGTCACGGGGAACAAGATCAGTGATGCCAACTTAACCGTCTGGCACAATGGAATCAAAATTCAGGACAACGTTAGTATTGAAACGAAAACAGGTTCTGGCCAGCTCGAAGGCAACTTCCCTCTGCCGACCAAATTTCAGGATCACAGTGATCCCGTTCGTTTCCGCAACATGTGGATCGTCGACTACTCTCCCTATCTTCCGGAACCACTGGAAGACGCACCGCAACTGGAACAGGTTTCTGTTTCTAAACAGCAACCATAATGTGAGCTGAACACACTGAAAAAGGTGGCGTCCCCAAATGGTTGAGGGACGCCCCGTTTAATACAGTGATTAATACAGTAAAGTCGCCAGCTTGCGGCGATAAGTGCTCACTAGCTCAGAGCTGGGGCCAGCCATATCGAACAGCTTAATTAGTGTTTCTTTGGCCGTGGTTGCGGCGTCGCTCGATTTGTCTCTGGAAATAATAGTCAGACAAATCTCAAAGGCTTCTTCCAGTTTTCCAGCAACGGCCAGAGCGTCGGCGAGTTTGATTTGTAAATCAATGTTGTCCGGATTCGCCTCAGCAGCAGCCCGGGCTTCGACCAGATCGCCTGCTTCTTCCGCGTTTTCACGCACGTCCAGTTCATTTTGAACCTGTTGTGCTTCGGGTTCCATAAACCCTCGGGCAGTCAGTTCATCAAGGTACTTACGAGCTTCGTCGAGTCTATTCTGGTCGACAAGTACTCGCGAGAGTGCGATTTTTGCCTGATGGAATTCCGGTTCGAGATCGAGTGCCGCACGAAACTTTTCAATTGCAGTGGATGGTTCGACGACTTCGTAGTTTTCCCCTTCGCGAAAGAGGTCCTCTGCAGGTGAAGGCAGAAAACCAGCGATCCATTCCCGGATCTGTTCTTCAGTCATCAAACCTGCAAACTGATCAACAGGTTGCCCCTCTTTGAAAGCAACCACGAAGGGAATCGATTGCACACGAAACGAAGCTGCCAATTGCTCCTGCGCTTCCGTGTCGACCTTAACCAATAGGAACTTGCCGTTGTACTCGGCTGCCAGCTTTTCCAGGATGGGGGCCAATTGCTTGCATGGACCACACCAGCCCGCCCAGAAGTCGATGACGACCGGCCGGTCGAAAGAGCCTTCCAAGACAAGTTGTTGAAAATTCTCGATTGTTCCGTCGATGACCCAACTGTTTTCAGCAGACATTAAAGCACCCGTTGTTTCTCTTCTGCGATTTTGTACCACCCGCACGAAATGGGCGGAGATTACCCTTAATTTAGTTCTATGCTTCCATCTGACATAGGAACCCGCAAGGGATTATCTCGCTTTCCAGTAGAATCGCCGAACGAGGCACGCTATGCCGTTGAACAACCCGATCACATTGAGTTCTCAAGCCGCTTTTCGTAGATCGCCCATTGTCCGAAGTTTTCTTCGACTTCTATCTGCAATGTATGAATTCCAGTCTCGGTTCTAATATGAAGCCGATCCACTAATTCAGATGCGATCCAAGAGGCGAGTAATTCAGCTGTCGTATTGGCGATGTCCAACAACAGACAATCTTCGGTGGGAAATACCCATCGTTTTTCTTCAAACCGAGCGATCACTTCGTTGTCATTCTGTTCTACGGAGATTGTGGGGTGGAGTGTCGGTAACAACACTCGGTGATCGAGCTCATTGACGATCTCCTGTAATCCATCTCGCAGTGCGATAAAATCGTAGACATAAGAATTCTCATCAAGGTTGCCGCTGACCTCCACTGCGACTCGCCAGTTGTGGCCATGCAGGCGCTCGCAGATGTTGCCATTGAAAGTAATAAAGTGAGCCGCGCTGAAAACGAGGTGGTCCTTGGTAACGCGAACACGATAGCTGTCTGACATTCCTGAATCCTTAACACGAAAACGGAGTGCGTCTTCGCTGCTTCTTTAGATTGGCTTTAACGACTTAATGCGTCCAATGACCGCCTACGTGAACTAGAGTGAATAACGAAACTGAAACGGAGAGTCGATTATCTTCTCGCGTAACCCGGCGAACAATGCTGCCGCGACTAGATCGGCTGTTGTGCCGGGGTTCCGCCGGTTTCCATCTTCACGCAACCAGCGATCAAACTGAGTAAATAGCTCGCGAGACGTTTCCGTCGCTGGCCAGCCCGTATTCAGAACATCGTCCGCACGCTGGGAAACCTCTTGCGCAGTTTCCATATTCGTTTTACGAACAATTAAACTGTCCGGATTTTCCGCAAGAATCTTGAGGAATAAAGTCTGTATGATTTCCTCCCACTTGGAGGAGAACTCATCCGCTCGCTCTTCCAGTAGGGGGAAACAGAAATCAAATATCAACTCGAAATGAGACGCGTACTGAGCCGCTATGAGGTCCCGGTCAGCCGCCAGCTTCATGATTTCGAGCAACGTCTTCGTTGGTTTCTCCGTTAAATCCTGTGACGAAACCTTTCCCATGCCTCCCGGTTGAACCAGATTGATCGCCTGATAAACGCGGACAGCGTCTTCGACAGTCGTGTGACTTAGCACGGAAGCAATTCCCTCCTGCAACGGAGTCGCCATTGGTACGGCTGCCAGCGGAGCTATCAAAAGGACCATTCCCAAATTAGTGTTCTTGCCGACGGAACTGTGAGTGGCGACTAATGCCGCTTCGATGATTAATCCGAGTCCCATCATCGACGCCTTAGCCAGAACGGGAGCCGTTTGATTGGCCGATTTGACGAAGTCCTCAAAACACATATTTTCGAAATCGGCTTCTGCGTGTACGTTACCCGGTTTCCGGGCGGTCGCTTCCAGCAGACAGGCGGTACGAATCGCCTCCATGAGAAAAGTTTCATCAGCAATGCTGAGTGGTTGCATTCGTATTCCTGCATTGCCGGAGGGAAGTCGGGCGTACTCGCTTTACAGTGTTACTTCGTACCGGGATCCCAAATCGTCGCGTACACTTTTCGGTACGGGTCCTCTTTGGTGAAGAAGTAATATGTCGAGACAATCTTGCCGTCCGGACGTTGAACACTTCTCGGATAACCCATGTCGCGGCCTCCTCCATCGGCATGCAGGACAATCGGCTCCGACCAGGTTACACCATTGTCGCTACTCAGTTTAGCCTGCATCTCGAAAGGGGATTTTCGGTCACCATATATCAGGCAGAGGCGGCCATCCTGCAATTTGATTAGATCAGGAGGATTTCCTTCACCCACATCTTCGACAGGATCATTAACGAATTCCCAACTATTTCCATTGTCGGTTGATCTCCAGGCATCGATCCAGCGATGTCGGTCTTCTCCCGAACCTTCCCGGCGACGGGTGGTTGTGTAGAGTTCATTCTCGGAGAGGCGAACTGAGGAGGGCATGATCGAAAACCCTTTGGGCTCAGGACCAACGTACGAGAGAAACTTCCAAGTCAATCCCCCATCCGTGGTGCGGACGCAGATAACGCGGCCTTCTTTTTCGTTCGATTTGGATGCTGTCAGCAGAAAGTGAGCGTCGTGCTTGCCATTGATGATCATGTCGGTGCGCGCCATGATTCCCGGTTGAGCAAACAGGGGAAGCTCAAATGGGCCAGACCACTTCTTTCCCCGATCGTAAGAGTAATACAAACGGGAGACTCCACCGTGAATGTCGTGGAATCGTAAGGTCATGCAAAAGTCGGGGTGGGAGAAATCGAGAGCTTCCGTGAGCGGCTTCAGGGCCGGCTCTTTCAGGTTGGGAGGCATAATGCCATGCCGTAGACCATCCAGAATGAGCATTCCTTTCTCCGCTGGATATTCCATCCTCCAGGTCTCGCCACCATCAAGGCTGCGAGCTAATACATGATTTTCCGGCTTCTCTCGGTCGATGTTGTGGTAGTAAGGTCCCAAATCTTTGTGAGTACCTGTACTCAGACCAACCAGAATCTCATTTCCCCAAATCCACATTCCATGATTAGCCGGCCAAGCGCCGAATTCGCCCTCTTTGCCAAAAACAACAACTTGTTTTTCGACCTTAGGAGCCTCTCCGCCTAGCAGGCAAGATGTTCCCAACATAAACAACAGTAGCGAAAAAACAGAGTGACGCATGATGTGGCCTCGAAGTGATATAGGGAAACTCAGGGCTGAAGTGAGTTGTGACAAATAAATTTCAGAATAACTGGAAATCTATTTTCATCATAAATCTGATGGCGCACCGAACACAACCCGCTTGCGGATTTAATGGGCAGGAGAGATGGCAATTACAGCCAGTTGAGAACAGCCAGTTGAGTTTGGACAGGAGCCGAACACGATCACCACAT is part of the Polystyrenella longa genome and harbors:
- a CDS encoding 3-keto-disaccharide hydrolase; translation: MLSDRMTVRFLLCLTFATLICGSPLAEAQESKDRTKYAITEIKNAGSDLFFQGEYTGNITTTLAQTHYENYGLQVISLGDGLFEGLLYVGGLPGSGWNGVNRTLLQGRKIAGTVQLAGAAAEVQIIKNQYALVSWHGYPATGYLSKVDRFSPTLGAEPMPGALILFNGEDNGQLAEPQITEEGLLMEGTETTGVFEDFYLHIEFKLPYMPYARGQARANSGVYIQSRYEVQILDSFGRIPEFNFCGALYRQKTPDINMCLPPLLWQTYDMRFKHAKFDVTGNKISDANLTVWHNGIKIQDNVSIETKTGSGQLEGNFPLPTKFQDHSDPVRFRNMWIVDYSPYLPEPLEDAPQLEQVSVSKQQP
- the trxA gene encoding thioredoxin encodes the protein MSAENSWVIDGTIENFQQLVLEGSFDRPVVIDFWAGWCGPCKQLAPILEKLAAEYNGKFLLVKVDTEAQEQLAASFRVQSIPFVVAFKEGQPVDQFAGLMTEEQIREWIAGFLPSPAEDLFREGENYEVVEPSTAIEKFRAALDLEPEFHQAKIALSRVLVDQNRLDEARKYLDELTARGFMEPEAQQVQNELDVRENAEEAGDLVEARAAAEANPDNIDLQIKLADALAVAGKLEEAFEICLTIISRDKSSDAATTAKETLIKLFDMAGPSSELVSTYRRKLATLLY
- a CDS encoding sialidase family protein, translated to MRHSVFSLLLFMLGTSCLLGGEAPKVEKQVVVFGKEGEFGAWPANHGMWIWGNEILVGLSTGTHKDLGPYYHNIDREKPENHVLARSLDGGETWRMEYPAEKGMLILDGLRHGIMPPNLKEPALKPLTEALDFSHPDFCMTLRFHDIHGGVSRLYYSYDRGKKWSGPFELPLFAQPGIMARTDMIINGKHDAHFLLTASKSNEKEGRVICVRTTDGGLTWKFLSYVGPEPKGFSIMPSSVRLSENELYTTTRRREGSGEDRHRWIDAWRSTDNGNSWEFVNDPVEDVGEGNPPDLIKLQDGRLCLIYGDRKSPFEMQAKLSSDNGVTWSEPIVLHADGGGRDMGYPRSVQRPDGKIVSTYYFFTKEDPYRKVYATIWDPGTK
- a CDS encoding 6-pyruvoyl trahydropterin synthase family protein is translated as MSDSYRVRVTKDHLVFSAAHFITFNGNICERLHGHNWRVAVEVSGNLDENSYVYDFIALRDGLQEIVNELDHRVLLPTLHPTISVEQNDNEVIARFEEKRWVFPTEDCLLLDIANTTAELLASWIASELVDRLHIRTETGIHTLQIEVEENFGQWAIYEKRLENSM
- a CDS encoding triphosphoribosyl-dephospho-CoA synthase, with translation MQPLSIADETFLMEAIRTACLLEATARKPGNVHAEADFENMCFEDFVKSANQTAPVLAKASMMGLGLIIEAALVATHSSVGKNTNLGMVLLIAPLAAVPMATPLQEGIASVLSHTTVEDAVRVYQAINLVQPGGMGKVSSQDLTEKPTKTLLEIMKLAADRDLIAAQYASHFELIFDFCFPLLEERADEFSSKWEEIIQTLFLKILAENPDSLIVRKTNMETAQEVSQRADDVLNTGWPATETSRELFTQFDRWLREDGNRRNPGTTADLVAAALFAGLREKIIDSPFQFRYSL